One segment of Hemicordylus capensis ecotype Gifberg chromosome 8, rHemCap1.1.pri, whole genome shotgun sequence DNA contains the following:
- the VDAC3 gene encoding voltage-dependent anion-selective channel protein 3 isoform X1 yields the protein MFCGPSKPSDPMAIPPAYCDLGKSARDVFNKGYGFGMVKLELKTKAASGAEFITMGSSNTDTGKASGSLETKYKFKAYGLTFSQKWNTDNTLGTELSLEDKLAEGLKMNLETMFVPNTGKKGGKLKASYKREYLNIGCNVDIDLSGPTIHGWAVLGYEGWLAGYQMAFDTAKTKLTQNNFALGYKATDFQLHTNVNDGTEFGGSIYQKVNDKVETSVSLAWTAGSNNTRFGIATKYQLDEKASVSAKVNNASLIGLGYTQTLRPGVKLTLSTLIDGKNFSSGGHKIGLGFELEA from the exons ATGTTCTGCGGTCCGTCTAAACCCTCAG ACCCCATGGCTATCCCACCAGCTTACTGTGACCTGGGTAAATCCGCCAGGGATGTATTCAACAAAGGATATG GGTTTGGCATGGTCAAGTTAGAGTTGAAGACTAAGGCAGCCTCTGGAGCG GAATTTATCACTATGGGCTCCTCCAATACAGACACAGGCAAAGCATCAGGCAGCCTAGAGACCAAATACAAGTTCAAGGCTTATGGACTGACGTTCTCCCAGAAATGGAACACCGATAACACCCTGGGGACAGAACTGTCCCTGGAGGATAAG TTGGCTGAGGGGCTGAAGATGAACCTTGAAACCATGTTCGTACCAAACACAGG GAAGAAAGGTGGGAAGTTGAAGGCATCCTACAAACGGGAGTATCTAAACATCGGTTGTAATGTGGACATTGATCTCTCTGGACCAACCATCCATGGTTGGGCAGTATTGGGCTATGAAGGCTGGCTTGCTGGCTACCAGATGGCTTTTGACACAGCCAAGACTAAACTGACACAAAATAACTTTGCTTTGGGATATAAGGCAACAGACTTCCAACTGCACACGAATGT GAATGATGGCACTGAATTTGGTGGCTCCATCTATCAGAAGGTTAATGACAAGGTTGAAACATCTGTAAGTCTTGCCTGGACTGCTGGCAGTAATAACACTCGGTTTGGTATTGCCACCAAGTATCAACTGGATGAGAAAGCTTCTGTCTCG GCCAAAGTTAATAATGCCAGCCTCATTGGACTTGGTTACACTCAGACCCTACGACCTG GTGTGAAGTTGACTCTCTCAACCCTGATTGATGGCAAGAATTTCAGTTCTGGCGGTCATAAAATTGGGCTGGGATTTGAGCTTGAAGCTTAA
- the VDAC3 gene encoding voltage-dependent anion-selective channel protein 3 isoform X2 — protein sequence MAIPPAYCDLGKSARDVFNKGYGFGMVKLELKTKAASGAEFITMGSSNTDTGKASGSLETKYKFKAYGLTFSQKWNTDNTLGTELSLEDKLAEGLKMNLETMFVPNTGKKGGKLKASYKREYLNIGCNVDIDLSGPTIHGWAVLGYEGWLAGYQMAFDTAKTKLTQNNFALGYKATDFQLHTNVNDGTEFGGSIYQKVNDKVETSVSLAWTAGSNNTRFGIATKYQLDEKASVSAKVNNASLIGLGYTQTLRPGVKLTLSTLIDGKNFSSGGHKIGLGFELEA from the exons ATGGCTATCCCACCAGCTTACTGTGACCTGGGTAAATCCGCCAGGGATGTATTCAACAAAGGATATG GGTTTGGCATGGTCAAGTTAGAGTTGAAGACTAAGGCAGCCTCTGGAGCG GAATTTATCACTATGGGCTCCTCCAATACAGACACAGGCAAAGCATCAGGCAGCCTAGAGACCAAATACAAGTTCAAGGCTTATGGACTGACGTTCTCCCAGAAATGGAACACCGATAACACCCTGGGGACAGAACTGTCCCTGGAGGATAAG TTGGCTGAGGGGCTGAAGATGAACCTTGAAACCATGTTCGTACCAAACACAGG GAAGAAAGGTGGGAAGTTGAAGGCATCCTACAAACGGGAGTATCTAAACATCGGTTGTAATGTGGACATTGATCTCTCTGGACCAACCATCCATGGTTGGGCAGTATTGGGCTATGAAGGCTGGCTTGCTGGCTACCAGATGGCTTTTGACACAGCCAAGACTAAACTGACACAAAATAACTTTGCTTTGGGATATAAGGCAACAGACTTCCAACTGCACACGAATGT GAATGATGGCACTGAATTTGGTGGCTCCATCTATCAGAAGGTTAATGACAAGGTTGAAACATCTGTAAGTCTTGCCTGGACTGCTGGCAGTAATAACACTCGGTTTGGTATTGCCACCAAGTATCAACTGGATGAGAAAGCTTCTGTCTCG GCCAAAGTTAATAATGCCAGCCTCATTGGACTTGGTTACACTCAGACCCTACGACCTG GTGTGAAGTTGACTCTCTCAACCCTGATTGATGGCAAGAATTTCAGTTCTGGCGGTCATAAAATTGGGCTGGGATTTGAGCTTGAAGCTTAA